One Triticum dicoccoides isolate Atlit2015 ecotype Zavitan chromosome 5B, WEW_v2.0, whole genome shotgun sequence genomic window carries:
- the LOC119308694 gene encoding uncharacterized protein LOC119308694, whose protein sequence is MAPKTGKKRGGRKPKPKPKTPPSSSSPTSVLPPPPTETKAADVLTGDVLRNVLRRLSLVDLLRAALACHYWRRAASRCLPRAPPLLGYFHHPVITCLPPPVKQKHQPLQDAVFVPLGSSSPLSSLDFAPGASRYKLYDSLQGLLLLEPTAALPGGILPRFLVLDPATRRRALLRPPPRSTVPDDRLWRPSRFYIGSALLSRAHPSKLCFEVVCFAIDDGHPRAWVASVDEGQCRWRALPRAVDVEVEFEPWCFERRCVHAAGKLYWHICNSGRVLVLDPSTLHFSYMLAPAALSDHFSKYRVGEMPEDGQLCIATVENQMMQLWVRGETRWSDNGWRLEREMNLSKLYDALPGVPRDRRARSASIMLTDMDAGRTGKLFIQMLGYGRYSFDLKTCKLERLTMEDGKEYGDPIFAYSLAWPPAFLAEA, encoded by the coding sequence AAGAGGGGCGGACGCAAGCCCAAGCCCAAGCCCAAAACCCCACCTTCCTCTAGCTCGCCGACCTCGGTCCTGCCGCCACCGCCGACGGAGACGAAGGCGGCCGACGTCCTCACCGGGGACGTGCTCCGCAACGTCCTCCGCCGTCTCTccctcgtcgacctcctccgcGCCGCCCTCGCCTGCCACTACTggcgccgcgccgcctcccgctgcctcccccgcgcccctcccctcctcggCTACTTCCATCACCCCGTCATAACCTGCCTCCCGCCGCCCGTCAAGCAGAAGCACCAACCCCTCCAAGACGCCGTCTTCGTCCCCCTCGGCTCCTCCTCCCCGCTCAGCTCCCTCGATTTCGCCCCGGGCGCCTCCCGCTACAAGCTCTACGACTCTCTCCAGGGCCTCCTGCTCCTCGAGCCGACCGCGGCGCTCCCCGGGGGGATCCTCCCGCGCTTCCTCGTCCTCGACCCGGCCACCCGCCGCCGCGCgctcctccggccgccgccgcgctccACGGTGCCCGATGACCGCCTCTGGCGCCCCTCCAGGTTCTACATCGGCTCCGCGCTTCTCTCCCGCGCGCACCCGAGCAAGCTCTGCTTCGAGGTCGTCTGCTTCGCCATCGACGACGGGCACCCGCGTGCCTGGGTCGCGTCCGTCGACGAGGGCCAGTGCCGCTGGCGCGCGCTCCCGCGGGCCGTGGACGTCGAGGTCGAATTCGAGCCCTGGTGCTTCGAGCGACGCTGCGTGCACGCCGCCGGGAAGCTCTATTGGCACATCTGCAACTCCGGTCGCGTGCTCGTGCTAGACCCTTCCACACTGCACTTCTCTTACATGCTGGCGCCGGCTGCACTGTCGGACCACTTCAGCAAGTACCGCGTCGGGGAGATGCCGGAGGACGGGCAGCTCTGCATCGCGACCGTGGAGAACCAGATGATGCAGCTCTGGGTGCGTGGGGAGACCAGGTGGAGCGACAATGGGTGGCGTCTTGAGAGGGAGATGAACCTTAGCAAGTTGTACGACGCACTGCCGGGCGTGCCCAGGGACAGGAGGGCCAGGTCGGCGAGCATCATGCTCACCGACATGGACGCCGGCCGCACAGGGAAGCTGTTCATCCAGATGCTGGGCTATGGGCGCTACTCGTTCGATCTCAAGACTTGCAAGCTGGAGCGCCTGACGATGGAAGATGGCAAGGAGTACGGGGACCCCATCTTCGCCTACTCCCTGGCATGGCCGCCTGCCTTCCTGGCTGAAGCGTAA